The genomic interval TCCCAAATGGGATCCTGCGTCCTTTGACGATGTTTCAACGGAAAAAGTGCAGTCCTATTTCTTGCCTCTTGATCAAGATCTCGAATTGTTCAATGGCTCATAAGAGCCTATGATTTGCTCATCTTGCCCAACGGTGCTCGCGCTATAACACATCATGGGTAGACACCATTCACGCGGGGGCGATCATGTTTCCGCATATGCAAAGACTGAATAGAAACTGCCATGACACTCAGACTGACTGATGTTTCCCCAAAATACTGGGGTGAAAATTTGCCCTATTGGCTGATTGTGCTGGCCCGCGTGGGGAGCATCGCTTTGATGTTGAGCGGCTTATTCTATTGGGTAGACATTTTGGGTGTGTTTGGCGAGAGCGGGCTTCAGAGGGGAACATGGCTGGCGCCGGTTGGGCGGGTCATTCTGGCCTGCTCTTTCCTTATTGCCTCTGTGGGCGTGTGGCAATTGACATTCTGGGGTGTGGTTATGTGGGTTCTAAGCGCTGTGACCCAAGCCCTGGCTATCCTGTTTATCGAGGACTTTACCCTCTATTCCGGTGTTATTACCATTATGAACATCATCGGCTTGATCGCGCTGTCTATTTGCTGTGGCTGGCTGGTATATCGTTCTTCAAGACAGCAGGAAAGCTGAAGCCTTTTCTCGAGCATGCGCATTTGGGCTACTGGACGTCAATGCGGCATGAGGCCGGGGCTGTGACTATGAGGTCTGAGCGACCCCGTAGCGGCCGTTGTTGGAGGGTGTGATCTATCTGGGAAAGGTTCTGTTAGTAAATTTGTAAATGAACTGTGAAGAAAAAACGTATTCTTATGTTTTGAGGTTATGCGAGGCAGGGCTGTAAAGTAAAGATAGGGTGTCTGTCGAGTGTTTAACTAAAATAATAACCTGTTATTTACCACGGATGCAGAACTAGACGCAAATTATGTAGAATTAGCGCGATTAGGGCTTTGTTAAGGCTGTTGCTTAAGCAGATTTTATTTAGCGACGGCTACTGTGAGTTCAAAGACGGACAAACCGTCACTCAAGTTAAAACAAAAACGAGGCTCAAACACATGATTACGTCACAACGCGCAGTGGAAACAGTTGGTGAAGCTGAGGGCGACGTAGAGCTTAAACCACTCTACATGGACGCACTCAGGCTCGTAGAGCGCCTGCACCGCAGACTCCTGGATGTTATCAAGGATGAATTTGAACGTCGCGGCAGAACCGATGTTAACAGCGTTCAGGCTTTGCTTTTGTTCAATATCGGTGATTCTGAAGTGACTGCCGGAGAATTGCGTTCGCGCGGCTACTATCAGGGCTCAAACGTCTCATACAATCTGAAAAAACTGGTTGATATGGGATATGTCAATCACGAGCGCTCCCGCGTTGACCGTCGCTCCGTCCGTATCTCCCTATCGGATAAAGGTTTGGAAGTGCGTCAGATTGTGAGCGAGCTATATGAACGTCACATCGCGACGATCGAGCAGGTCGGTGGCATTGCAACAGAAGACTTCGCTCTTCTAAATAAGTCCCTGCAGCGTCTGGAACGCTTCTGGACCGACCAGATTCTCTATCGTCTTTAACCGGATTGCCCTGCCACGCCGTCCCGTAAGAAGCGGCAGAATAGGGCGATTGCAGTGAGCCTTGAGTGCACTGTTCCTTCTGAAACGATGGCCAATACGAGCGAAAGCGACATACTCAGCTCGTCTCAAAGATGTTCATAGTCTGACCAACATCAGTTTCCCTCGCAAGGTTTGTCCTTGCGAGGCTTTTTGGTTTATGCAGTCTGGCATAGCTGCAACAGTTTTCTAAAACGTGCTCATCACATCCAGAATTTGCCACATTCTATTGCCAAATGCTTAGACGCAGCCAACAAGTATTCATTAAGAATGCGGTAATAAGTGTTCCGCAACCTGCTTTAAGGTCTTCAAACCGGCGAGGCGGACCTCTAGACTGTCATAAATTGGGAAGATATTCCTGTTTGATATGATTCTGAATGGCCTAACCAATTCGGGCCGCACTATAATTGAATATGTGATATATCCTGTTGGCACAGGTAAATTCTGCAAAAATATTGGCGAAAGTGACCATGAAAAATTCAAAACCTGGATGTAATGAAATCGTGACTAAGCAAAAGATCAATCGCCGCACATTCTTGACTTCCGGGTCTCAGATGGTTGCAGCTTTTGCGACAGCCCTTTCTACTCCGGCTTTTGCACAAGCGGTAAACCCGATCGATGAGGTGCTTAATCAGAGCCCGGTCGAGTGGGGGGATCGCTTCGATACTCCGGGCCAGACGGTTGCTGCCGTCCGCACCGCAGAGCCAACCCTTTCGCCATCAACCGTATCCAACATCGAAAATGCGATGCAAATTTACTATGGCATCGTGCAGCGGGGCGGCTGGCCGATTGTGCCAGATGATCAGGTGCTGCGCCTTGGTCACAAGTCGCCCGCCGTGGTTATCTTGCGTGAACGGCTAAATATGTCCGGTGATTTGGTGCAGAATATTGGCGTCAACGATGTCTTCGATTCCTACGTCGATGCTGCTGTCCGTCGTTTCCAGTCGCGCCATGGCATCCACCCCGATGGGGTCATCGGCAAGGACACCTTCGCTGCCATGAATGTGCCGGTGCAGGTGCGTTTGCGTCAGTTGGAGACAAACCTTGTGCGTGTGCGTTCGATGTCTGGTTTCCTAGGCAAGCGCTATGTCATGGTGAATATTCCTGCCGCAGAAATTGAAACCGTTGAAGATGGTCTGGTGCATTCCCGCCATACCGCTGTCGTTGGCAAGATTGATCGTCAGACGCCAGTTCTCAAAAGTACTATCCATGAAATCAACTTCAACCCCTATTGGCATGTTCCTGCAAGTATCATCCGCAAGGATTTGATCCCGAAAATGCTCAAGGATCCCAATTATTTGCGGGATAACAAAATTCATATTCGCGATTTGAAAAACAATGTCGAGCTCGATGCATCTCAGGTGGACTGGACGACCGATGAAGCACTGAACTATCAGTTCAGACAGGAGCCGGGCGCCAAAAACTCGATGGGGTCGATCAAGATCAACTTCCACAACAAATATGCGGTTTATCTGCACGATACGCCATCCAAAACCCTGTTTGGTAACAGCTACCGGTTCCATTCTTCAGGTTGCGTGCGCGTTCAGAACGTGCGTGAATTTGTTGTTTGGGTGCTTGAGGATACGCCTGGTTGGGATCGGTTTGCCATTGATGAAGTGATCCGCTCGGGCGAGCGCGAAGACGTAAAGGTACGCGGTAAAGTGCCAATCTACATGACCTACATCACAGCGTGGGCCACCAGCGAGGGCATGGTCCATTTCCGTGAAGACATTTACGATCGTGACGGACTGAGTGCCATGGCACCGGCCAGTACATCTGTTCAGGGGTAATCCTATATGAGCCAGCCCAAACCCGGTGAAATCTATATCGAATTTACGGCGATAGGACAGCAGGTAAAGGCTGTGGCTGTCGATGCGACGACGGGTGTCGAGGTAAGTGTTTTCGGTCCGACCAGCGTTTCAAAACAGGATCTGCAGAATCTGGCAGTCCGCAAGTTGAAGCGCAGGCTCGAGCAACTGGGCAACGGGTGAGGGGCGTTCTGCCCCTTGTGCACAAAATTCCTTTCAAGATCTACATGTAAGAGCGGCGAATCCGTCTTGGGTTTGGCTGTCGAGTGTGCTAAATCCACGGCACAAAGACTATTGTGGCGCAATTTGGTGTACATGGTGTTGCCGAAATGCGCACAATGTTGTGGCCTTCAGTCAAATAATAAAGGCAGACTCAAAGGGGCATTTGTGATAGCAAATTGCCTCTAGTTCTGATCTATGATCGCCCAACAAACGCGAAGGGGTATTGTTCCATGTCAGCAAACGAAGGTGCCAATTCGGGAGCGATTTTCCCAGAATTCTTCACCCGCGATCTCGAAAATTCCGACCCGGCAGTTGCCGCTGCAATTGAAAGCGAGCTTGGTCGTCAAAAGCACGAGATCGAATTGATCGCTTCTGAGAATATCGTGTCCAAAGCAGTCCTGCAGGCGCAGGGCTCTGTCATGACAAACAAATATGCAGAAGGTTATTCGGGTCGTCGTTACTATGGTGGTTGCCAGCATGTTGACGTGGCTGAGAACCTTGCGATCGAACGTGTAACCAAACTGTTTGGTTGCGAGTTCGCCAACGTACAGCCCAATTCCGGCTCGCAGGCCAACCAGGCTGCCTTCATGGCGCTCATCAAACCGGGCGACACCATCCTGGGTATGAGCCTTGATGCCGGTGGTCACCTGACCCACGGTGCCAAGCCGAACCAGTCTGGTAAATGGTTCAATTCTATCCAGTATGGCGTACGCAAGCAGGACGGTCGTATCGACTTTGACCAGATCGAAGAACTGGCAAAAGAGCATCAGCCAAAACTGATCATCGCCGGTGGGTCTGCCTATAGCCGCGAATTCGACTTCAAGAAATTCCGTGAAATCGCTGATTCCGTTGGCGCATATCTCATGGTGGACATGGCCCACTTCGCTGGACTGGTCGCTGCTGGCTTGCACGAGAACCCGTTCCCGCATGCTGATATCGTGACCTCCACGACCCATAAAACCCTGCGCGGTCCGCGCGGTGGCCTGATCCTGACCAACGATGCCGACATCGCCAAGAAGGTCAATTCGGCTGTCTTCCCGGGTCTGCAGGGTGGTCCTTTGATGCATGTGATTGCTGCTAAGGCCGTTGCCTTCGGTGAAGCGCTCACCGATGACTTCAAGGTCTATGCCAAGGCTGTCAAAGACAATGCGCAGGCCCTTGCCGACACCCTTTATGAAGGTGGTGTTGAACTGGCCGCAGGTGGCACGGATAACCATCTGCTGCTCGTTGACCTGCGTCCGAAGGGGCTGACCGGTAAAGTTGTTGAAGCCGCTCTTGGTCGTGCCTATATCACCTGTAATAAGAATGGCGTGCCGTTTGATCCGGAAAAACCGGCAATTACCTCCGGTATCCGTCTTGGTACACCTGCTGGTACTTCTCGTGGCTTCGGCACCGAAGAGTTCAAGGAAATCGGTAAATTGATTATCGAAGTGCTTGACGGTCTCGTTGCAAACGGAGAAGAAGGCAATAGCGCCGTAGAATCGGCTGTAAAGGAAAAGGTCATCGCGCTGACCGATCGCTTCCCGATCTACCCTGACCTTTGATCATATCGGCAGGGCAGTCTGGTAAGCCATTGGCTGCCCGCCGTGATCCCATAAAAATGTGAGGTCGAGATATGAAATGTCCCTATTGCGGTTATGAAGATACCCAGGTCAAGGATTCTCGTCCTACAGAAGACAACACGGCGATCCGCCGCCGGCGCTTTTGCCCAGGCTGCGGCGGTCGCTTCACAACCTTCGAACGCATCCAGCTTCGAGAATTGTCCGTGGTCAAACGCACAGGCCGCAAAGTCCCCTTTGATCGTGACAAGCTGATGCGCTCTGTTCAGGTTTCTCTGCGCAAACGTCCCGTAGAAGACGAGAAAGTCGAACGCATGGTCTCGGGTATCGTGCGACAGCTTGAAAGCGCGGGCGACGCAGAAGTCCCTGCCGAACATATTGGCAATCTGGTGATGGAAGGCCTCAAGGGGCTGGACGAAATTGCTTATATCCGCTTTGCTTCCGTCTACAAGAATTTCCGTGAAGCAAAAGATTTTTCTGATATGTTGACCGAAATGTCGTCCGCCCGCCCCGAGGATGACGATCTCTCCGAGTAGCAGTACAACGGGAAGACGCGGTCTGGATCGTTTGTGCAACCTCAAACCGATCGGTCTTGTATGATTACTTACGCTCGCAATTTTTCTGACGAACAGCTCATGGATCTCGCATTGCGCCTCGGGCGCCGCGGTGCCGGGGCCACTGCTGAAAACCCGGCTGTCGGTTGTGTGATTGCTCGCAATATTTCCGGGCGGATGGAAATCGTCGGGCGAGGGTGGACACAAGAGGGGGGGCGTCCTCATGCGGAGCGCGTGGCTTTGGCCGAGGCCGGAGCGCGCGCAAGGGAGGCCACGGTCTATGTCACTCTGGAGCCATGTTCCCATACAGGTAAAACCGGCCCCTGTTCAGATGCTCTGATTGAGGCTGGAATCGCACGCGTGGTCTGTGCTCATCCTGATCCCGATAGTCGCGTCGCAGGACGCGGGTTTAAGAGGCTTCGCGATGCAGGGGTCGCCGTAGATGTGGGGCTCTTGCAAAAGCGAGCCCGTCGTGATCTTTGCGGCTTCCTCTCTCGCAATGAGCGCCAAAGGCCCTGGTTGCAGGTCAAAATGGCCTTTTCTCCAGATGGCATGATCGGCATCAAGGGGCAAGGGAACTATCCTGTTACAGGAGCGCTGGCCAAATCCCGCACCTACGCTTTGCGCGCGCGGGCTGATGCAATATTGGTCGGCTGCGATACAGTGCTGATTGACGACCCCGCCTTAACGGTGCGTCTGCCGGGGCTGGAGGCGCGGTCCCCTGTGCGCGTCCTTCTGGACAGCAAGGGACGTATTCCTCTTGAAACCATGCTTGTGCAAACCGCCGAAAACATACCGGTGTGGATTTTAACAACCAAGCATATGCCTGTTGAGAAAGCCGCAGCTCTCGAAGATAAGGGCTGTGATATTCTACGAGTCGATGCCACGCCGGAAGGTCATGTCGATTTGAAAATGGCCCTCGAAGCCTTGGCTAAGCGCGGCGTCAATACAGTTTTTGCCGAATGCGGCGCAAAACTTGCTGATGAAATGCTCAAGTCAGGGCTCGTCGATGAGTTCTTCCTCTACCAAGGCACTGAGAAGATCGGGTCGAATGGCCTTGAAGCGCTGCATGGTTTACCAGAAAAGGCCCTGTTATCGGCCGGTTTCATTCTGGAAGAGAATTGCAAATTGGGACTGGATAAACTGAAGAGATTTGTCCGCCCACAAAGTTTGGACGCGTTAAACGGAGATTAGTAGCTATGTTTACCGGCATTATCACGGACGTTGGCGAAGTGCTGAAGCAGGAGGCGATTCCTGCGGGACAGAGAGTGAGAATTGCGACTCATTTCGACCCAGAAACAATTGCGTTGGGCGCTTCCATCGCATGTAACGGCGTATGCCACACCGTTGTCGAGGCTGGTACTTTGGATGAAGCGCGCAACTATTTTGCAGTCGAATCCGCTCGTGAAACCCTTGATTTGACCAATGCGTCCAGCTGGACGGAAGGGGCTGCAATCAATCTGGAGCGGTCTCTGAAAATGGGAGACGAACTGGGCGGCCATCTTGTGCTCGGTCATGTTGATGGTGTGGCTGAAGTGGTAGAACGGCAAGACCATCCAGACAGCGTTTTCTTCAAGCTCAGGGCTCCGGGGCAATTGGCTCGCTTTATTCCGCCCAAAGGGTCTGTTTGCCTTGATGGCACCTCACTGACGGTTAACGATGTGGAAGGGGATGACTTCACAATCTTCCTTATTCCCCACACGCTTTCCAACACGGCATGGAAAGAGAAAACGGTAGGCGACAAAATCAATCTTGAAGTGGATATGATGGCTCGTTATGTCGCACGACTGAACGAATATACGCCATCATAGAATTCTGATATTAGATTGCTGAGTCTAGTTAGGGAGCCTGTCACGGCTCCCTTCTCGCCACATAAAGGAAACAATCATGGTCGAGAAAATCAGCATCACCACGCCAATTCTATTTTCCGATCCGCTGCCTGAAGCCGTTGATGTCGCCATCATCGGAGCGGGTGTCGTGGGTATCTTTGCAGCCCTGTATCTCGCGCGTGCCGGCAAGAAGGTGTGCGTCCTTGAAAAGGGGCGTATATCGGGCGAGCAGTCTTCCCGTAACTGGGGCTGGATACGTCAGCATGAGCGCGATGAGGCCGAAGAGCCGATCGCAATGGAGGCGCTGCGGCTCTGGAAAGACGCCGATGCCGAGGTGGATGGCGCAACCGGTTTCGTCACAACCCCGATCAACTATCTTGCCTCCAGTCAGGACGAGTTGAAGGGACTGGAAGATTGGATGTCCATTGCCGAGAAGTATGGCGTAAATTCGGTGCGTCTCAGCAGCAAAGAGGTTTCCAATATCTTTGGCGGTGTATCCAATAACCAATGGGTTGGCGGTACGTCTACGCTTGATGACGCCCGCGCTGAGCCATGGGAAGCCATACCGGCTATCGCCAAATTGGCCCATCAGGAAGGCGTAACCATCATCGAGAATTGCGCCGCGCGTTCGCTTGAGATTGAAGCGGGGCGCGTGACCGGATTGCATACCGAGCAGGGCCTTGTGAAATGTGATCATGTTGTGCTGGCAGCTGGCGCATGGTCTTTGCTGTTTGCGCGCAATCATGGGGTGAGATTTCCGCAGCTTTCGGTGAGCCTAACGGCCATGCAAACAGCACCGATGCCCAACTTCACCGAACATAACAGCGCTGACGAAGACTTTGCTCTGCGACGCCGTAAGGATGGCGGCTATACGCTTGCAGTATGCGATGGCAATGATTTCTTTATTGGTCCGGACGCCTTCAGGAATTTCTTTAAATATATTCCGCTTATGAAGGAAAGCTGGGACCACACATTCCTTAGTCCGCGCGCGCCCAAAGACTTTCCCGATGCATGGAGCACCAAGCGGACATGGTCAGCAGACCAGCAGACGCCGTTTGAGAGATGCCGTGTGTTGGAGCCCCAACCCAACATGAAATATGTCCAACGGGCCGTTTATGCCTTTGAAAACCGCTTTCCGGGTGTCGGGTCACCCCAGATCATCGATGCCTGGGCAGGCATGGTGGACGCCCTGCCAGATGTCGTTCCCTTGATCGATACGATCGAGAAACTACCCGGCCTTGTGATTGCAACAGGTTTCAGCGGCCACGGGTTTGGTTTCGGGCCGGGAGCGGCGATGATCGTCAAGGATCTGGTGCTGGGTAACAAGCCAGCTCACGACATCTCGCGTTTCCGGTTTGAGCGATTCACTGATGGGTCGCCGATGGTTCTGGGACCTGCGCTTTAGCGCTGGGCCTGCAATATCTGTCTGTTGGATTTCTGCCTTTTCAGCAATTATCGAAAAAATTTCGAGGTCAATACGATATAGGCTTGACGTATGATGCGTCTGGTCCGATGTTGGCCGGTGAATTCTGCACAAAATGCTGGACAACTGCGAGCGGACATGGTTTGACAGGCAACCCTTCGGCTTATGCCGCCCCATGCCCCAAGACTTCGGATGGAAATCATGACTAAGGAAATCCCCAATATTCTAATCATCGAGGCCCGGTTTTACGAAGATCTTGCCGATGAACTCGTCCGCGGAGCTGTAGAAGCTCTCGAGGAAGCCGGCGCGACTTACGAGCGCGTTGCAGTTCCCGGCGTATTGGAAATTCCTGCCGCTTTGTCAATGGCAATGGCCGCTGTTGAAGATGGCTATTCCGACTATGACGGGTATGTTGCTCTTGGCGTCGTGATCCGTGGTGAAACGACCCATTACGATATTGTCGCCAATGAAAGCGCTCGCGCTATCATGGAGTTGGCTGTTGAGGGCTGCGTGGCTGTCGGTAACGGCATCCAGACCGTCGAAAATGGCCAGCAGGCCTGGGCGCGTGCGCGTGTTGAAGAAAAAGATAAAGGTGGTGCTGCCGCTCGTGCTGCATTGACCATGATTGAGCTACGCGAGAAATTCGGAATAGAAGAATGAGTGAACAGGAAAAATCTGTCCGTACCGCAAACAAGCGTGGCTCTGCCAGGCTGGGGGCTGTTCAGGCCCTCTACCAGATGGATGTCGGTGGGACACCTTTGACCGAAGTTTTGCAGGAGTTCGAGCTTTACCGTCTTGGTAAGGAAGTCGATGAAGAACTCTATCTGCCAGCGGACTATGCCTATTTCAGGGATATCGTGAGTGGTGTTGTACGCGAACAGAGAACTCTGGATCCACTCATCAACAGCGCCTTGCAAAAGGGCTGGCCTTTGGCGCGCATCGATCAGACCATGCGCGCGATCCTGCGCTGTGGTCTTTATGAGGTCATGTTCCGCAAGGATGTTCCTGCACCGGTGATCCTGTCAG from uncultured Cohaesibacter sp. carries:
- a CDS encoding L,D-transpeptidase family protein; this encodes MTKQKINRRTFLTSGSQMVAAFATALSTPAFAQAVNPIDEVLNQSPVEWGDRFDTPGQTVAAVRTAEPTLSPSTVSNIENAMQIYYGIVQRGGWPIVPDDQVLRLGHKSPAVVILRERLNMSGDLVQNIGVNDVFDSYVDAAVRRFQSRHGIHPDGVIGKDTFAAMNVPVQVRLRQLETNLVRVRSMSGFLGKRYVMVNIPAAEIETVEDGLVHSRHTAVVGKIDRQTPVLKSTIHEINFNPYWHVPASIIRKDLIPKMLKDPNYLRDNKIHIRDLKNNVELDASQVDWTTDEALNYQFRQEPGAKNSMGSIKINFHNKYAVYLHDTPSKTLFGNSYRFHSSGCVRVQNVREFVVWVLEDTPGWDRFAIDEVIRSGEREDVKVRGKVPIYMTYITAWATSEGMVHFREDIYDRDGLSAMAPASTSVQG
- the ribH gene encoding 6,7-dimethyl-8-ribityllumazine synthase; protein product: MTKEIPNILIIEARFYEDLADELVRGAVEALEEAGATYERVAVPGVLEIPAALSMAMAAVEDGYSDYDGYVALGVVIRGETTHYDIVANESARAIMELAVEGCVAVGNGIQTVENGQQAWARARVEEKDKGGAAARAALTMIELREKFGIEE
- a CDS encoding serine hydroxymethyltransferase; translation: MSQPKPGEIYIEFTAIGQQVKAVAVDATTGVEVSVFGPTSVSKQDLQNLAVRKLKRRLEQLGNG
- a CDS encoding MarR family winged helix-turn-helix transcriptional regulator, with translation MITSQRAVETVGEAEGDVELKPLYMDALRLVERLHRRLLDVIKDEFERRGRTDVNSVQALLLFNIGDSEVTAGELRSRGYYQGSNVSYNLKKLVDMGYVNHERSRVDRRSVRISLSDKGLEVRQIVSELYERHIATIEQVGGIATEDFALLNKSLQRLERFWTDQILYRL
- the glyA gene encoding serine hydroxymethyltransferase translates to MSANEGANSGAIFPEFFTRDLENSDPAVAAAIESELGRQKHEIELIASENIVSKAVLQAQGSVMTNKYAEGYSGRRYYGGCQHVDVAENLAIERVTKLFGCEFANVQPNSGSQANQAAFMALIKPGDTILGMSLDAGGHLTHGAKPNQSGKWFNSIQYGVRKQDGRIDFDQIEELAKEHQPKLIIAGGSAYSREFDFKKFREIADSVGAYLMVDMAHFAGLVAAGLHENPFPHADIVTSTTHKTLRGPRGGLILTNDADIAKKVNSAVFPGLQGGPLMHVIAAKAVAFGEALTDDFKVYAKAVKDNAQALADTLYEGGVELAAGGTDNHLLLVDLRPKGLTGKVVEAALGRAYITCNKNGVPFDPEKPAITSGIRLGTPAGTSRGFGTEEFKEIGKLIIEVLDGLVANGEEGNSAVESAVKEKVIALTDRFPIYPDL
- the nusB gene encoding transcription antitermination factor NusB is translated as MSEQEKSVRTANKRGSARLGAVQALYQMDVGGTPLTEVLQEFELYRLGKEVDEELYLPADYAYFRDIVSGVVREQRTLDPLINSALQKGWPLARIDQTMRAILRCGLYEVMFRKDVPAPVILSEYIDVAKAFFEGDEPRMVNGVLDALARNIRKDEVKAKT
- the nrdR gene encoding transcriptional regulator NrdR; translation: MKCPYCGYEDTQVKDSRPTEDNTAIRRRRFCPGCGGRFTTFERIQLRELSVVKRTGRKVPFDRDKLMRSVQVSLRKRPVEDEKVERMVSGIVRQLESAGDAEVPAEHIGNLVMEGLKGLDEIAYIRFASVYKNFREAKDFSDMLTEMSSARPEDDDLSE
- a CDS encoding riboflavin synthase — translated: MFTGIITDVGEVLKQEAIPAGQRVRIATHFDPETIALGASIACNGVCHTVVEAGTLDEARNYFAVESARETLDLTNASSWTEGAAINLERSLKMGDELGGHLVLGHVDGVAEVVERQDHPDSVFFKLRAPGQLARFIPPKGSVCLDGTSLTVNDVEGDDFTIFLIPHTLSNTAWKEKTVGDKINLEVDMMARYVARLNEYTPS
- a CDS encoding FAD-binding oxidoreductase — translated: MVEKISITTPILFSDPLPEAVDVAIIGAGVVGIFAALYLARAGKKVCVLEKGRISGEQSSRNWGWIRQHERDEAEEPIAMEALRLWKDADAEVDGATGFVTTPINYLASSQDELKGLEDWMSIAEKYGVNSVRLSSKEVSNIFGGVSNNQWVGGTSTLDDARAEPWEAIPAIAKLAHQEGVTIIENCAARSLEIEAGRVTGLHTEQGLVKCDHVVLAAGAWSLLFARNHGVRFPQLSVSLTAMQTAPMPNFTEHNSADEDFALRRRKDGGYTLAVCDGNDFFIGPDAFRNFFKYIPLMKESWDHTFLSPRAPKDFPDAWSTKRTWSADQQTPFERCRVLEPQPNMKYVQRAVYAFENRFPGVGSPQIIDAWAGMVDALPDVVPLIDTIEKLPGLVIATGFSGHGFGFGPGAAMIVKDLVLGNKPAHDISRFRFERFTDGSPMVLGPAL
- the ribD gene encoding bifunctional diaminohydroxyphosphoribosylaminopyrimidine deaminase/5-amino-6-(5-phosphoribosylamino)uracil reductase RibD; its protein translation is MDLALRLGRRGAGATAENPAVGCVIARNISGRMEIVGRGWTQEGGRPHAERVALAEAGARAREATVYVTLEPCSHTGKTGPCSDALIEAGIARVVCAHPDPDSRVAGRGFKRLRDAGVAVDVGLLQKRARRDLCGFLSRNERQRPWLQVKMAFSPDGMIGIKGQGNYPVTGALAKSRTYALRARADAILVGCDTVLIDDPALTVRLPGLEARSPVRVLLDSKGRIPLETMLVQTAENIPVWILTTKHMPVEKAAALEDKGCDILRVDATPEGHVDLKMALEALAKRGVNTVFAECGAKLADEMLKSGLVDEFFLYQGTEKIGSNGLEALHGLPEKALLSAGFILEENCKLGLDKLKRFVRPQSLDALNGD